The nucleotide sequence CTGATCATCCGAATTTGCCAAAACTTCGTCTTCAAACTTGGCGCCGTTTTTAATTCTTTCAGCTATTTCATAGGCTTTTTTCCTTGCTTCTTCATCAGAAATTTTATCATTTCTAACCAAAAGATGACTTACGCGAAGTTCATATTTTCTTTTATCATATAAATCTTTAATTCCTTTTTCAACAAGTTCTTTTTCCAAATAATACGAAACACCGATATTATTTTTATATGTTTCCAATTCTTCTAAAATTTTCGGATCATTTTGTAAACCTCTTACCTTTGCGTCTCTTAATTTCATATTGAAGTTAACGAAAAGATCCAAGAATTTATTATAATTTGCTATGGAATCTTTTTTCGCCAGTTCAATTCCGCCGACATTCTTCGCGTACGCTTTTTCAAATTCATCCATTTTAATTTTATAATCACCATATTCAGCAACTATGATTTCAGAATGTTTTGGTGAACACGATGCAACGAATATTAAAATTAACCCGAAAATTAACAATCTCATTTTGTTAAACATTAAAGAACCTCCAGTAAAGTTTTATATTTAATCTTAAATTTTAATTATTGCTATAGATAAATGCAAGGCAACAAAAAATTCAAATAGAATTCTTATTTTTTCTGCAAACTGAATGTATTTCTTTCCCAAAAAACACCATCATTATACCCTTGAATTGACCTATTAAGTTCCGCTTCTTCAATTCTTTTTAAAGAAATTGCCGCATATTTTTTATCTATTTCTATTCCGCAATACTTGCGCGATAATTTTTTTGCCACGACGGCAGTTGTTCCTGAACCTACAAACGGATCCAAAACCAAATCTCCGGTTTTACTGCTGGCAAGAATTAACTTCGCAAGCAATTTCTCCGGCTTTTGTGTCGGATGCTCGGTGTTTTCGGGCATAGACCAAAATGGAATTGTAATATCCGTCCAAATGTTTGCCGGATGTGTCAACCGGAAATTTCCGTTTTCATCATTTGCCCAATCTTTAGGTTTCCCGTTTTCTTTATAGGGAGCTATAACCTTTCGCTTTAATTTTACATCTTCTAAATTAAAATGATAATTATTGGAACATGTACAAAACCAAATATCTTCCGATGAATTTTTCCAATTTTGTTTTGCGCCTCTTCCCTTATCTCTTTCCCAAGTGATCCTGTTTCTCACTTTAAAATATTTATTTAATACAAGATGTATTGATGTGGACGAAAGCCAATCACCGCAAACGTAAATTGAACTTGTAGGTTTTAATGTATGTAAAAGTTTTTTTATTAAATTTTCCAGCCAATTAGTGTAATCGTCAATTGAAAGTTTACTGAACTTATTTGTATTAAAAGTTTTGCTTAAATTGTAAGGCGGATCGATTATGAGTAAATCGACAAATTTTTCCGGTAAAAATTCTGCAATTTCAAAATAATTTTGATTAATGATCTTATCTTCAATTTCGTCTTTAGTAACTTTAGAATTTATTGAAATTAATTTATCTGCAAATTTTTTTTCTTCAGTTTCTAAAATTCTAAGCGTTCTGTTTTTATCAGAAAAATTTTTATTATCCATTAATACTTACTTTACTTCCGATCCGGATTTAACATTGTCGCTAACCTCAATAACGTTTAATTTTCCTTCATTATCCTCAACTGCCAAGATCATTCCTTCCGAAACTTCACCAAAAAGTTTTGTGGGTTTTAAGTTATTAACAATTACAACTTTCTTATTTATCAAATCATTTGGGGAATAGCTTTGTGCAATTCCCGCAATAATCTGTTTTTTTACATCTCCAATTTCAACTTGAAGTTTCAGTAATTTATTACTTTTATTTACATTTTCAGCGTGAACTATCTTAGCAACTTTCAACTTTGTTTTAATAAACTCATCATACGTTATTTCTAAATCTTTTTTTACTTCAATATTTTTCGGCAGTTTATCAATTTCTTTTTGAATCTCTTCATCTTCTATTTTTGTAAATAGAATTTCAGATGTGTTTAATTTATGCCCACTAGTGAGATTACTTTTTCCCGAATTCATCCAATCTGTAGAATCAACATTTAGCATTTTAAATATTTTTTCAGAAGAGAATGGAATTACAGGTGAAAAAATTTCGGCCAAAGTATAAATTGCCTGTAGACAAATATTTATTGTAGTTCCGCATTCGTCTTTATTCGTTTTAACTTTCTTCCAGGGTTCGGAATCATTAAAGTATTTATTTGCGTTTCTGGCTAAGTTCATCATCTCCAAAACTGAGTCTTTTACTTTATATTTTTCAAGCAAATCAGAAATTTTCTTTGGATAAGATTCTAATAAACTCAGCATTTCCGCATCCAGCTTAGATAATTCTTTTCTTTCAGGAACCGTACTATCAAAATGTTTTGCAGCAAAAATAAAAGTTCTGTTAATGAAATTCCCCAGAATGTCTGCAAGTTCGTTATTATTTTTTGCTTGAAATTCTTTCCAATAAAAATCGGTGTCTTTGTTTTCAGGTAGATTGCTTGCTAAAGTATAACGCAAAGGATCGGCAGGAAATAACTTTAAGAATTCGTCAACATCAATTCCCCATCCTCGAGATTTTGAAAATTTCTTTCCTTCGAAATTGAGGAATTCATTTGCAGGAACATTTTGAGGCAAAATATATTTATCGTCGCTAAAATCATTCCATGCTTTTAACATTGCCGGAAAAATTATTGTATGGAAAACAACATTATCTTTTCCTATAAACGCTACGTATTTTGTTTTTTCATTCTGCCAATATTCTTTCCACAAGTTTGGTTCATTTCTGAGTTCGCCCAACTTTTTTGTTGCTGAGATATAACCTAGGACTGCTTCAAACCAAACATAAATAACTTTTCCATCCGCATTTTCAATCGGGACTTTAATTCCCCAATCCAAATCTCTAGTTACCGCTCTGTCTTTTAAACCATCTTTGAACCAACCTTTACAATACTGAAGCACATTTTCTTTCCAGCCGTATTTTTTGTTCACTTCATCGATGTATTTTTCTAGAAATTCCTGATACTTGCCTAAAGGGAAATACCAATGCGAGGTTTCTTTAAGAACCGGCGTATCCCCAGTAATCTTACTTTTAGGATTTATTAATTCATTTGGTTCATATAATGAGCCGCAGCTTTCACATTCATCTGATCTTGCTTCTAAAAATCCACATCGCGGACAAGTGCCTTCGACATATCTATCAGGTAAAAACATTTTTGCTTTATTATCATAAAATTGAAGAGATTTCTTTTCTATAAGTAAATTATTGTCATAAAATTTAAGAAAGAAATCTTTTCCGGTTTGGTGATGAATATCTAAACTTGTTCTTGAATAAATGTCAAAACTCATTCCGAATTTTTCAAATGCGGCTTTATTCAATTCATGATATCTATCAATTATAACTTTTGGCTTTACTTTTTCTTTGTCAGCAGAAATTGTAATTGGAACTCCGTGTTCATCTGATCCACAGATATAAATAATATCATCACCTTTTAATCTTTTATATCTAACATAAATATCCGCAGGTAAATAAGCACCGCTTAAATGACCGAGATGAATAGGTCCGTTTGCGTAAGGTAATGCAGAAGTAACAAGAACTTTTTCTTTATCCAATATTGCCTCAAGAATTGAAAAATGAATTGTAAATATACATAAAATTTGTTTTTCTAAGCGGGTTAAAATGGTATGAATGAAGATTAAAAACGCAGCTTTGGAGGAAATTTTGCTTGAAATTTCCTCCAAAAATTTAATCTAATTTTGAATTCCTTTATACATATCTTCGATCAAATCTTTATAACGTTCTTCAATGACTTTTCTTTTCAATTTTAACGATGGTGTCATTTCGCCGCTTTCAATAGTAAATGGTGTATTTAATAAAGTGAATTTTCTTATTTTTTCATAGCTTGCAAGCTGTTTCTGGAATTGTGAAAAATCTTTTTCCATCATTTCTTCAATTTGCTTTAATTTTATAAGATCTTCATTTGTTTTATACGGAATTCTATGCGCGTCAGCATATTCTCTCAATGCTTCAAAATCAGGAACAACTAACGCACTTATGAACATTCTTTTATCGCCGATAATTATGAATTGATCGATATATTTGCTTCCGAGAAATAGATTTTCAATTGGAGTTGGCGCGACATACTTGCCTCCTGAAGTTTTAAATAAACTTTTCTTTCTATCTGTGATAATTAAAAATCCTTCAGCATCAAAAACTCCAATATCTCCAGTATGCAGCCATCCGTCAATTATCATTTCCTGCGTTTCTTTTTTCTTTTTATAATATCCCTGCATAATATTTGGACCATAAGCTAAAATTTCACCATCTTTGGCAATTTTAACCTCAACTCCGGGTATTGGTTTTCCAACGCTTCCAAATTTATAATCATTTTCTCTATTCACGGTTATAACGGGAGAAGATTCAGTTAATCCGTAACCTTCTAAAACTAAAATACCAACGGCTTCAAAAAATATTCCCAATTCACGAGCCAAAGCAGCTCCGCCGGAAATAAAGAATCTCAAATTGCCTCCGGTAACGTGTTTGAGTTTGGCAAAAACCAATTTTTCCGCAAGTTTATGTTTTATATTTAACGTAAAAGGAACAGATTTCCCATTTCGTTTAAATTCTCTAAATTCCTGACCGACCGCAACGCCCCACTCAAATATTTTTTGTTTTTTCTCCGGTTGTTTTTCAAGATTTTTTTTAATCTTGCTGTACATTCTTTCAAATAATCTTGGAACTCCTGTCATAACTGTTGGCTTTATTTCACCCATGTTCTGTGCAACTTTTTCAATGCCTTCAGCAAACGCTACAGTTGATCCGCACGAAAAAGCGAGATAATAACCTGCCATTCTTTCGAAAATGTGACTAAGGGGAAGAAATGATAAAAATGTATCCTGATCGGTAACATTAATAATTTCACACGCACTTTTTACATTTGATAAAATATTTTTATGCGTTAACATAACGCCTTTCGGTTCGCCTGTTGTTCCCGAAGTATAAATTATTGTACAAAGATCATTTTCGTTTGCCAATTCAACACTGTTAGAAAAATGAGATGGATTTTCGCGCTTAAAAAACTTACCTTTTTCAATTGTTTTGTTGAAAGTATAAACTCCAGTTTCTCCGGCAGGGTCATCATTGCTTATATTAATTATAAAACTAAGATTCTTACATTTTGATTTTATTTTTAATACTTTATTTAATTGAAAAGTAGTAGAAACAATTACGCCTACAGATTCAGAATTATTTAGAATATATTCAATAGAATCAGAAGTAGAATTTGGGTAGATTGGAACGTCGATTGCGCCTAAACCAAGAATAGCAAAATCTGAATAGTACCATTCGGGTCTATTCTCGGAAATTATAGCCACTTTGTCTCCACGCTTAACACCGAATGAAGCTAAACCCAAAGCAAGATTTTCGGTAATCTCACTTACTTGATGATAATTAATATCTACATATTTTCCGTCAATTTTATGTTTGATATAGGTTTTTGATGTTCCATATTTTGTTGTAACCCCAATAAACATCTCAGGAATTGTTTTAAAATTCTTAATCGGCGGCATAATTTCTCCTTGGAAAAATTTCTTAAAATACTTTGAAATGTAAAAAAAAGTAAATCAATATATATGAAATTTTCAGATTTTCATTAAACTTTTATGAAAATCTTTTTAGTATAAAGAATCCACATTAAGCCTAACCAAATTAAAACATAAACAATTGCCCATAGCAAAGATGCGTTTATTGGCTCAAGCCAAGAGAGAAAATAATTGTTAAACGCATATTCGGAAATTGATATTTTATTTCCGCTTTCATCATAAACTTTTATTAAATACAATAATCTTCCTACTACGCCGGATAGGAAAAATACAGTAATCGCGTTCATTCCGTATACTTGAAATGGTTTAATCCACCAAGTAATTTTTTTAACATCGATCAGCCAATAACATATCGCTAAGAAATTTAATGCTAATCCGCCGACATAAAGAACATAGGAGCTTGTCCAGATACTTTTATTCATCGGAAACCAGCCATTCCAAACATAACCTAAAAACATTAAAATACTGGAAGCGACAAATAATCCAATTGTAACTTTTTGCTTGTCAGTATTTTTAAGCCAATGACCTGCCAAAACGCCAATTAAGCTTGTGGAAATTGCAGGAATTGTACTTAAAATTCCTGCAGGATCCCAAGTCTTTGTTACTGACCACATATGACCCATTAAAATTTTACTATCCAGCCAGGCGGCTAAATTTGTTTCCACATTATAATTAGCTGGACCAATACCAGGAACTGGTATAAAGGTCATTAAAAACCAATAGAAGACAAGAAAAAATACTGTCAAAAATATCTGCGTATTTAATTTTGTTTTAAGAAAAAGTAACGAAGTTATTAAATAAACAACCGCAATACGCTGAAGGACTCCCGGTATTCGTATCGATTCAAAATTAAATTCGGGAAATCCATTAAGAAATAAACCAAGTAAAAATAAAATTGCACTTCTTCTAAAAATATTAAGAATAAGTTTTGTTTGATTGTCACCGCTATCTTTTCTTTTAGTTAAAGATAAAGTAATAGCAACGCCAACAATAAATAGGAAAAAAGGAAAAACCAAATCTGTAGGTGTACATCCGTTCCATTCAGCATGCTCCAAAGGCGCATAAATATGTTCCCATGATCCAGGATTATTCACTAAAACCATTCCAGCAATAGTAATTCCTCTAAAAACATCCAACGATATTAATCTGTCTTGTTTCTGCATAATTCACACAAAGTTGTTAATAATAAGTTAGCGATAAAATACAAATAATTAATATGATCTGGCGCACTAATATTTGCTTATAAGTCATTTTATCTATTACTTTATGCTTTAATTTTTATTCAATTGTTTAAGTCGGATTTTATGAAAATTATCAGAAAATTATATGATTGGGTTTTACATTGGTCGGAAACACCTTATGGTCCAGCTGCATTATTTATTTTAGCATTTGCCGAATCCTCGTTTTTCCCAATTCCGCCTGACGCATTATTAATTGCTTTGGCACTTGGCGCTAAAACTAAATCTTTTAGATTTGCTCTAATTTGTACTATTGGCTCGGTATTGGGTGCCATTTTAGGTTATGCAATTGGACATTTTGTATGGTGGAACGGCAACGAATTTTCACAACTTGCCAACTTCTTTTTTGAAAGAATTCCGGGTTTTAGTCATGAAATTTTTTACAAAGTAAAAGAGCTTTATGATGAATGGAATTTTTGGATTGTTTTTACTGCCGGATTTACCCCAATTCCTTACAAAGTATTTACAATTACAGGCGGTGCGTTGAATGTAAATATTTTTCTATTTTTAATTGCGTCAATTATCAGCAGAGCCGGAAGATTTTTTCTTGTAGCATTTTTAATTTGGAAATTTGGTCCGCAGATAAAAGGATTTATTGATAAGTATTTTAACTGGCTCGCAATTGCCTTTACTGTATTACTAATTGGCGGATTTGTTGGTATTAAATATCTGTTTTAAATGAGCCGAAGAAATTAACTCTTCAGCTCATTCTTGAATTATTATAAAATACTTTTAGCATTATTTATTACGTTCTCAACCGTAAAGCCGTATTTTTCAAAAATAATATTTTGCGGAGCAGATGCGCCGTATTTATTATCAATTGCAATTGTTTTGCCATCCAAGCCAACATATTTTTCCCAACCTTGACTAACTCCCGCTTCAATAGAAATCCTTGCTCTAATCGATCTGGGAAAAACTGATTCTTTGTATTCTTCGGATTGTTTTTCAAAAATTTCCCAACTTGGAAAACTAACCACTCTAGTATTAATATTTTCTTTTTCTAAAGCTTCTGCTGATTTTAACGCCAGATCAACTTCGGAACCGCTTGCCATAATTATCAACTGAGGTGTTTCTTTGGAATCTTTTAAAATATATGCGCCTTTTTGAAGTCCTTCTTCTGAGCCCAATATTGTTCTATCAACAATCTTTAAATTTTGTCTTGTTAAGGCTAAGGCAAC is from Ignavibacteriota bacterium and encodes:
- a CDS encoding site-specific DNA-methyltransferase, which gives rise to MDNKNFSDKNRTLRILETEEKKFADKLISINSKVTKDEIEDKIINQNYFEIAEFLPEKFVDLLIIDPPYNLSKTFNTNKFSKLSIDDYTNWLENLIKKLLHTLKPTSSIYVCGDWLSSTSIHLVLNKYFKVRNRITWERDKGRGAKQNWKNSSEDIWFCTCSNNYHFNLEDVKLKRKVIAPYKENGKPKDWANDENGNFRLTHPANIWTDITIPFWSMPENTEHPTQKPEKLLAKLILASSKTGDLVLDPFVGSGTTAVVAKKLSRKYCGIEIDKKYAAISLKRIEEAELNRSIQGYNDGVFWERNTFSLQKK
- the metG gene encoding methionine--tRNA ligase, whose translation is MDKEKVLVTSALPYANGPIHLGHLSGAYLPADIYVRYKRLKGDDIIYICGSDEHGVPITISADKEKVKPKVIIDRYHELNKAAFEKFGMSFDIYSRTSLDIHHQTGKDFFLKFYDNNLLIEKKSLQFYDNKAKMFLPDRYVEGTCPRCGFLEARSDECESCGSLYEPNELINPKSKITGDTPVLKETSHWYFPLGKYQEFLEKYIDEVNKKYGWKENVLQYCKGWFKDGLKDRAVTRDLDWGIKVPIENADGKVIYVWFEAVLGYISATKKLGELRNEPNLWKEYWQNEKTKYVAFIGKDNVVFHTIIFPAMLKAWNDFSDDKYILPQNVPANEFLNFEGKKFSKSRGWGIDVDEFLKLFPADPLRYTLASNLPENKDTDFYWKEFQAKNNNELADILGNFINRTFIFAAKHFDSTVPERKELSKLDAEMLSLLESYPKKISDLLEKYKVKDSVLEMMNLARNANKYFNDSEPWKKVKTNKDECGTTINICLQAIYTLAEIFSPVIPFSSEKIFKMLNVDSTDWMNSGKSNLTSGHKLNTSEILFTKIEDEEIQKEIDKLPKNIEVKKDLEITYDEFIKTKLKVAKIVHAENVNKSNKLLKLQVEIGDVKKQIIAGIAQSYSPNDLINKKVVIVNNLKPTKLFGEVSEGMILAVEDNEGKLNVIEVSDNVKSGSEVK
- a CDS encoding long-chain fatty acid--CoA ligase — its product is MPPIKNFKTIPEMFIGVTTKYGTSKTYIKHKIDGKYVDINYHQVSEITENLALGLASFGVKRGDKVAIISENRPEWYYSDFAILGLGAIDVPIYPNSTSDSIEYILNNSESVGVIVSTTFQLNKVLKIKSKCKNLSFIINISNDDPAGETGVYTFNKTIEKGKFFKRENPSHFSNSVELANENDLCTIIYTSGTTGEPKGVMLTHKNILSNVKSACEIINVTDQDTFLSFLPLSHIFERMAGYYLAFSCGSTVAFAEGIEKVAQNMGEIKPTVMTGVPRLFERMYSKIKKNLEKQPEKKQKIFEWGVAVGQEFREFKRNGKSVPFTLNIKHKLAEKLVFAKLKHVTGGNLRFFISGGAALARELGIFFEAVGILVLEGYGLTESSPVITVNRENDYKFGSVGKPIPGVEVKIAKDGEILAYGPNIMQGYYKKKKETQEMIIDGWLHTGDIGVFDAEGFLIITDRKKSLFKTSGGKYVAPTPIENLFLGSKYIDQFIIIGDKRMFISALVVPDFEALREYADAHRIPYKTNEDLIKLKQIEEMMEKDFSQFQKQLASYEKIRKFTLLNTPFTIESGEMTPSLKLKRKVIEERYKDLIEDMYKGIQN
- a CDS encoding DUF5009 domain-containing protein, with translation MQKQDRLISLDVFRGITIAGMVLVNNPGSWEHIYAPLEHAEWNGCTPTDLVFPFFLFIVGVAITLSLTKRKDSGDNQTKLILNIFRRSAILFLLGLFLNGFPEFNFESIRIPGVLQRIAVVYLITSLLFLKTKLNTQIFLTVFFLVFYWFLMTFIPVPGIGPANYNVETNLAAWLDSKILMGHMWSVTKTWDPAGILSTIPAISTSLIGVLAGHWLKNTDKQKVTIGLFVASSILMFLGYVWNGWFPMNKSIWTSSYVLYVGGLALNFLAICYWLIDVKKITWWIKPFQVYGMNAITVFFLSGVVGRLLYLIKVYDESGNKISISEYAFNNYFLSWLEPINASLLWAIVYVLIWLGLMWILYTKKIFIKV
- a CDS encoding DedA family protein codes for the protein MKIIRKLYDWVLHWSETPYGPAALFILAFAESSFFPIPPDALLIALALGAKTKSFRFALICTIGSVLGAILGYAIGHFVWWNGNEFSQLANFFFERIPGFSHEIFYKVKELYDEWNFWIVFTAGFTPIPYKVFTITGGALNVNIFLFLIASIISRAGRFFLVAFLIWKFGPQIKGFIDKYFNWLAIAFTVLLIGGFVGIKYLF